In Musa acuminata AAA Group cultivar baxijiao chromosome BXJ3-9, Cavendish_Baxijiao_AAA, whole genome shotgun sequence, a single genomic region encodes these proteins:
- the LOC103996627 gene encoding uncharacterized protein LOC103996627 isoform X4 produces MTCRMAAGQQKKRLTSSNFHEQHKGKKKKKLDSSDYILNLRCRVDLAWDDRQRRVVAKKEQISLSWTDISPFLDSVSQSHAGLADVVSVPIEIFSLDNLTDVLSYEVWATCLSESERKLLTQFLPSVKGAEQVVHSLLNGENHHFGNPSLKWSTSLCAGNLHPDILLQVEEQCQLSKRAYYCEINKYHKGMLEVLKKWKERWLNCKDPELLLSEGYCEDKEGSLANSAERAKVLAISKRESPHKVNDHADDTDKYMSYIKVSRAQHQQIKNIKHSADGIQPKLLGRVLGDIQCFHVHPYETFEEEEKKRLHEHWLQVANKDLLVAFEAARGRKLWRERSWKSLERELAEKMKFINDKDDKLESSEGSPEEPTYDGYCRNQHTQDINDKSYGQSKDNSIDDHQLELIPSPNSHKEPSLIIHNQEETLQQDDDFSPLSHVEKQNPKNMWQTAGVSDSYYHSTENHGYTSASELSLRQPQLTIEHPTNMIDLERDIIESEGGESIPSAFDVDGRPSLFCSFGRNEMLPTFPKEPRVMSSYPEHINGMKQPGLQFLMANDDLQESSLVSNQLQEQQQLIEQRDVREKEVYMQQIIPKKVYSTTRYPTQGFPSVDRQNLAAVQSSMNSGTRGYNWFPGDDQSYSSWSAVESSRGGGHCLDDGGNADGSLYSVLSNKLSTCSPYDSNSSEQYLQPRSFVGNVIPSAHNIYGYGQHQPDDPSSHQMGVTPSMNNGSWMNFPHQNPDLHDPLGRPFQRPWDHQ; encoded by the exons ATGACATGCAGAATGGCAGCTGGTCAACAGAAGAAACGGTTAACAAGTTCCAACTTCCATGAACAAcataaaggaaagaagaaaaaaaagctgGACTCATCTGACTACATATTAAATTTAAGATGTCGTGTGGATCTGGCATGGGATGACCGTCAAAGGAGAGTTGTGGCAAAGAAGGAACAAATCAGTTTATCATGGACAGATATTTCTCCTTTCCTTGACTCTGTTTCCCAGTCCCATGCTGGCTTAGCTGATGTTGTTTCTGTTCCAATTGAAATTTTTAGTTTGGACAATTTGACTGATGTTCTTTCTTACGAG GTTTGGGCTACATGTCTTTCAGAATCAGAGAGAAAGCTTCTCACTCAGTTTCTTCCTAGTGTGAAAGGTGCAGAACAAGTAGTTCATTCGTTGCTTAACGGAGAAAATCACCACTTTGGAAATCCTTCCCTGAAATG GTCTACTTCTCTTTGTGCTGGTAATCTTCATCCTGATATTCTTCTTCAAGTGGAGGAACAATGTCAACTCAGTAAGAGGGCATATTATTGTGAGATAAATAAGTATCACAAGGG CATGCTTGAGGTTTTGAAGAAATGGAAGGAACGATGGTTAAACTGCAAGGATCCAGAGTTACTGTTGAG TGAAGGATATTGCGAGGACAAGGAAGGAAGCTTAGCTAATTCTGCTGAAAGGGCTAAAGTTCTTGCAATCTCAAAGAGGGAATCACCTCATAaagtcaatgatcatgctgaTGACACTGATAAATACATGTCATATATTAAG GTAAGCAGGGCACAACATCAGCAGATCAAGAATATAAAGCATTCTGCTGATGGTATTCAACCTAAATTACTTGGTCGTGTGCTTGGTGACATACAATGCTTTCATGTTCATCCTTATGAGACAtttgaagaggaagaaaagaagaggttGCATGAGCACTG GTTGCAAGTAGCAAACAAGGATCTCTTGGTAGCTTTTGAGGCTGCTAGGGGCCGGAAGTTGTGGAGAGAGCGATCTTGGAAATCTTTGGAACGGGAACTCGCAGAGAAAATGAAGTTTATAAATGATAAG GATGATAAATTAGAAAGTTCTGAGGGCTCCCCAGAAGAACCTACATATGATGGTTATTGCAGAAATCAACATACCCAGGATATTAATGACAAAAGTTACGGCCAGTCCAAAGATAATTCCATTGATGACCATCAGTTGGAGCTCATTCCTTCTCCGAATAGTCACAAGGAACCTAGTCTTATCATCCACAACCAAGAAGAGACATTACAACAGGATGATGATTTCTCTCCTCTTTCGCATGTGGAAAAGCAGAATCCTAAAAACATGTGGCAGACGGCAGGTGTTTCTGATTCTTATTACCATTCTACAGAGAACCATGGTTACACATCAGCTAGCGAGTTGTCTCTTCGGCAACCCCAACTTACAATAGAACATCCAACTAATATGATTGATCTAGAGAGAGACATAATAGAATCCGAAGGTGGAGAGTCCATTCCATCAGCTTTTGATGTAGACGGCCGGCCTTCTCTGTTTTGTTCATTTGGTCGAAACGAGATGCTTCCAACCTTTCCAAAGGAACCGAGAGTGATGTCATCTTATCCAGAACATATAAACGGCATGAAGCAACCTGGATTGCAGTTTTTGATGGCTAATGATGATTTGCAAGAATCTAGCCTGGTTTCCAATCAATTGCAGGAGCAGCAGCAGTTGATAGAGCAGAGAGATGTAAGGGAGAAAGAGGTATATATGCAACAAATCATACCCAAGAAAGTATATTCCACAACCAGGTACCCAACCCAAGGGTTTCCATCAGTTGATCGTCAGAATCTTGCTGCTGTTCAGTCATCCATGAATAGTGGTACCCGAGGCTACAATTGGTTTCCCGGTGATGATCAGTCTTACAGTAGTTGGTCTGCAGTTGAATCATCGAGGGGTGGTGGCCACTGTTTGGACGATGGTGGCAATGCAGATGGGAGCCTCTATAGTGTTTTATCTAACAAGTTGTCAACGTGCTCACCATATGACAGTAATAGTTCAGAACAGTATCTCCAACCAAGAAGCTTTGTTGGAAATGTTATCCCCAGTGCTCACAATATTTATGGGTACGGACAGCATCAACCGGACGACCCAAGCAGCCATCAAATGGGTGTTACTCCATCAATGAACAACGGGTCATGGATGAACTTTCCACATCAAAATCCGGATCTTCACGATCCTTTGGGGAGACCATTTCAAAGGCCTTGGGATCATCAGTAG
- the LOC103996627 gene encoding uncharacterized protein LOC103996627 isoform X2, with the protein MSIHSAKTASSLLFLHHEQYVSPMMDMLRLSRKVHSNRHQGCISTETDWSYGHVQMTCRMAAGQQKKRLTSSNFHEQHKGKKKKKLDSSDYILNLRCRVDLAWDDRQRRVVAKKEQISLSWTDISPFLDSVSQSHAGLADVVSVPIEIFSLDNLTDVLSYEVWATCLSESERKLLTQFLPSVKGAEQVVHSLLNGENHHFGNPSLKWSTSLCAGNLHPDILLQVEEQCQLSKRAYYCEINKYHKGMLEVLKKWKERWLNCKDPELLLSEGYCEDKEGSLANSAERAKVLAISKRESPHKVNDHADDTDKYMSYIKVSRAQHQQIKNIKHSADGIQPKLLGRVLGDIQCFHVHPYETFEEEEKKRLHEHWLQVANKDLLVAFEAARGRKLWRERSWKSLERELAEKMKFINDKDDKLESSEGSPEEPTYDGYCRNQHTQDINDKSYGQSKDNSIDDHQLELIPSPNSHKEPSLIIHNQEETLQQDDDFSPLSHVEKQNPKNMWQTAGVSDSYYHSTENHGYTSASELSLRQPQLTIEHPTNMIDLERDIIESEGGESIPSAFDVDGRPSLFCSFGRNEMLPTFPKEPRVMSSYPEHINGMKQPGLQFLMANDDLQESSLVSNQLQEQQQLIEQRDVREKEVYMQQIIPKKVYSTTRYPTQGFPSVDRQNLAAVQSSMNSGTRGYNWFPGDDQSYSSWSAVESSRGGGHCLDDGGNADGSLYSVLSNKLSTCSPYDSNSSEQYLQPRSFVGNVIPSAHNIYGYGQHQPDDPSSHQMGVTPSMNNGSWMNFPHQNPDLHDPLGRPFQRPWDHQ; encoded by the exons ATGTCCATCCATTCAG caaagactGCTTCATCCTTGTTATTCCTTCACCATGAACAATATGTTTCACCAATGATGGATATGCTCCGACTATCAA GAAAAGTACATTCAAATAGGCATCAGGGATGCATTTCAACTGAAACAGATTGGTCATATGGTCATGTTCAGATGACATGCAGAATGGCAGCTGGTCAACAGAAGAAACGGTTAACAAGTTCCAACTTCCATGAACAAcataaaggaaagaagaaaaaaaagctgGACTCATCTGACTACATATTAAATTTAAGATGTCGTGTGGATCTGGCATGGGATGACCGTCAAAGGAGAGTTGTGGCAAAGAAGGAACAAATCAGTTTATCATGGACAGATATTTCTCCTTTCCTTGACTCTGTTTCCCAGTCCCATGCTGGCTTAGCTGATGTTGTTTCTGTTCCAATTGAAATTTTTAGTTTGGACAATTTGACTGATGTTCTTTCTTACGAG GTTTGGGCTACATGTCTTTCAGAATCAGAGAGAAAGCTTCTCACTCAGTTTCTTCCTAGTGTGAAAGGTGCAGAACAAGTAGTTCATTCGTTGCTTAACGGAGAAAATCACCACTTTGGAAATCCTTCCCTGAAATG GTCTACTTCTCTTTGTGCTGGTAATCTTCATCCTGATATTCTTCTTCAAGTGGAGGAACAATGTCAACTCAGTAAGAGGGCATATTATTGTGAGATAAATAAGTATCACAAGGG CATGCTTGAGGTTTTGAAGAAATGGAAGGAACGATGGTTAAACTGCAAGGATCCAGAGTTACTGTTGAG TGAAGGATATTGCGAGGACAAGGAAGGAAGCTTAGCTAATTCTGCTGAAAGGGCTAAAGTTCTTGCAATCTCAAAGAGGGAATCACCTCATAaagtcaatgatcatgctgaTGACACTGATAAATACATGTCATATATTAAG GTAAGCAGGGCACAACATCAGCAGATCAAGAATATAAAGCATTCTGCTGATGGTATTCAACCTAAATTACTTGGTCGTGTGCTTGGTGACATACAATGCTTTCATGTTCATCCTTATGAGACAtttgaagaggaagaaaagaagaggttGCATGAGCACTG GTTGCAAGTAGCAAACAAGGATCTCTTGGTAGCTTTTGAGGCTGCTAGGGGCCGGAAGTTGTGGAGAGAGCGATCTTGGAAATCTTTGGAACGGGAACTCGCAGAGAAAATGAAGTTTATAAATGATAAG GATGATAAATTAGAAAGTTCTGAGGGCTCCCCAGAAGAACCTACATATGATGGTTATTGCAGAAATCAACATACCCAGGATATTAATGACAAAAGTTACGGCCAGTCCAAAGATAATTCCATTGATGACCATCAGTTGGAGCTCATTCCTTCTCCGAATAGTCACAAGGAACCTAGTCTTATCATCCACAACCAAGAAGAGACATTACAACAGGATGATGATTTCTCTCCTCTTTCGCATGTGGAAAAGCAGAATCCTAAAAACATGTGGCAGACGGCAGGTGTTTCTGATTCTTATTACCATTCTACAGAGAACCATGGTTACACATCAGCTAGCGAGTTGTCTCTTCGGCAACCCCAACTTACAATAGAACATCCAACTAATATGATTGATCTAGAGAGAGACATAATAGAATCCGAAGGTGGAGAGTCCATTCCATCAGCTTTTGATGTAGACGGCCGGCCTTCTCTGTTTTGTTCATTTGGTCGAAACGAGATGCTTCCAACCTTTCCAAAGGAACCGAGAGTGATGTCATCTTATCCAGAACATATAAACGGCATGAAGCAACCTGGATTGCAGTTTTTGATGGCTAATGATGATTTGCAAGAATCTAGCCTGGTTTCCAATCAATTGCAGGAGCAGCAGCAGTTGATAGAGCAGAGAGATGTAAGGGAGAAAGAGGTATATATGCAACAAATCATACCCAAGAAAGTATATTCCACAACCAGGTACCCAACCCAAGGGTTTCCATCAGTTGATCGTCAGAATCTTGCTGCTGTTCAGTCATCCATGAATAGTGGTACCCGAGGCTACAATTGGTTTCCCGGTGATGATCAGTCTTACAGTAGTTGGTCTGCAGTTGAATCATCGAGGGGTGGTGGCCACTGTTTGGACGATGGTGGCAATGCAGATGGGAGCCTCTATAGTGTTTTATCTAACAAGTTGTCAACGTGCTCACCATATGACAGTAATAGTTCAGAACAGTATCTCCAACCAAGAAGCTTTGTTGGAAATGTTATCCCCAGTGCTCACAATATTTATGGGTACGGACAGCATCAACCGGACGACCCAAGCAGCCATCAAATGGGTGTTACTCCATCAATGAACAACGGGTCATGGATGAACTTTCCACATCAAAATCCGGATCTTCACGATCCTTTGGGGAGACCATTTCAAAGGCCTTGGGATCATCAGTAG
- the LOC103996627 gene encoding uncharacterized protein LOC103996627 isoform X1, giving the protein MSIHSAKTASSLLFLHHEQYVSPMMDMLRLSSMLTLGKVHSNRHQGCISTETDWSYGHVQMTCRMAAGQQKKRLTSSNFHEQHKGKKKKKLDSSDYILNLRCRVDLAWDDRQRRVVAKKEQISLSWTDISPFLDSVSQSHAGLADVVSVPIEIFSLDNLTDVLSYEVWATCLSESERKLLTQFLPSVKGAEQVVHSLLNGENHHFGNPSLKWSTSLCAGNLHPDILLQVEEQCQLSKRAYYCEINKYHKGMLEVLKKWKERWLNCKDPELLLSEGYCEDKEGSLANSAERAKVLAISKRESPHKVNDHADDTDKYMSYIKVSRAQHQQIKNIKHSADGIQPKLLGRVLGDIQCFHVHPYETFEEEEKKRLHEHWLQVANKDLLVAFEAARGRKLWRERSWKSLERELAEKMKFINDKDDKLESSEGSPEEPTYDGYCRNQHTQDINDKSYGQSKDNSIDDHQLELIPSPNSHKEPSLIIHNQEETLQQDDDFSPLSHVEKQNPKNMWQTAGVSDSYYHSTENHGYTSASELSLRQPQLTIEHPTNMIDLERDIIESEGGESIPSAFDVDGRPSLFCSFGRNEMLPTFPKEPRVMSSYPEHINGMKQPGLQFLMANDDLQESSLVSNQLQEQQQLIEQRDVREKEVYMQQIIPKKVYSTTRYPTQGFPSVDRQNLAAVQSSMNSGTRGYNWFPGDDQSYSSWSAVESSRGGGHCLDDGGNADGSLYSVLSNKLSTCSPYDSNSSEQYLQPRSFVGNVIPSAHNIYGYGQHQPDDPSSHQMGVTPSMNNGSWMNFPHQNPDLHDPLGRPFQRPWDHQ; this is encoded by the exons ATGTCCATCCATTCAG caaagactGCTTCATCCTTGTTATTCCTTCACCATGAACAATATGTTTCACCAATGATGGATATGCTCCGACTATCAAGTATGCTCACACTGG GAAAAGTACATTCAAATAGGCATCAGGGATGCATTTCAACTGAAACAGATTGGTCATATGGTCATGTTCAGATGACATGCAGAATGGCAGCTGGTCAACAGAAGAAACGGTTAACAAGTTCCAACTTCCATGAACAAcataaaggaaagaagaaaaaaaagctgGACTCATCTGACTACATATTAAATTTAAGATGTCGTGTGGATCTGGCATGGGATGACCGTCAAAGGAGAGTTGTGGCAAAGAAGGAACAAATCAGTTTATCATGGACAGATATTTCTCCTTTCCTTGACTCTGTTTCCCAGTCCCATGCTGGCTTAGCTGATGTTGTTTCTGTTCCAATTGAAATTTTTAGTTTGGACAATTTGACTGATGTTCTTTCTTACGAG GTTTGGGCTACATGTCTTTCAGAATCAGAGAGAAAGCTTCTCACTCAGTTTCTTCCTAGTGTGAAAGGTGCAGAACAAGTAGTTCATTCGTTGCTTAACGGAGAAAATCACCACTTTGGAAATCCTTCCCTGAAATG GTCTACTTCTCTTTGTGCTGGTAATCTTCATCCTGATATTCTTCTTCAAGTGGAGGAACAATGTCAACTCAGTAAGAGGGCATATTATTGTGAGATAAATAAGTATCACAAGGG CATGCTTGAGGTTTTGAAGAAATGGAAGGAACGATGGTTAAACTGCAAGGATCCAGAGTTACTGTTGAG TGAAGGATATTGCGAGGACAAGGAAGGAAGCTTAGCTAATTCTGCTGAAAGGGCTAAAGTTCTTGCAATCTCAAAGAGGGAATCACCTCATAaagtcaatgatcatgctgaTGACACTGATAAATACATGTCATATATTAAG GTAAGCAGGGCACAACATCAGCAGATCAAGAATATAAAGCATTCTGCTGATGGTATTCAACCTAAATTACTTGGTCGTGTGCTTGGTGACATACAATGCTTTCATGTTCATCCTTATGAGACAtttgaagaggaagaaaagaagaggttGCATGAGCACTG GTTGCAAGTAGCAAACAAGGATCTCTTGGTAGCTTTTGAGGCTGCTAGGGGCCGGAAGTTGTGGAGAGAGCGATCTTGGAAATCTTTGGAACGGGAACTCGCAGAGAAAATGAAGTTTATAAATGATAAG GATGATAAATTAGAAAGTTCTGAGGGCTCCCCAGAAGAACCTACATATGATGGTTATTGCAGAAATCAACATACCCAGGATATTAATGACAAAAGTTACGGCCAGTCCAAAGATAATTCCATTGATGACCATCAGTTGGAGCTCATTCCTTCTCCGAATAGTCACAAGGAACCTAGTCTTATCATCCACAACCAAGAAGAGACATTACAACAGGATGATGATTTCTCTCCTCTTTCGCATGTGGAAAAGCAGAATCCTAAAAACATGTGGCAGACGGCAGGTGTTTCTGATTCTTATTACCATTCTACAGAGAACCATGGTTACACATCAGCTAGCGAGTTGTCTCTTCGGCAACCCCAACTTACAATAGAACATCCAACTAATATGATTGATCTAGAGAGAGACATAATAGAATCCGAAGGTGGAGAGTCCATTCCATCAGCTTTTGATGTAGACGGCCGGCCTTCTCTGTTTTGTTCATTTGGTCGAAACGAGATGCTTCCAACCTTTCCAAAGGAACCGAGAGTGATGTCATCTTATCCAGAACATATAAACGGCATGAAGCAACCTGGATTGCAGTTTTTGATGGCTAATGATGATTTGCAAGAATCTAGCCTGGTTTCCAATCAATTGCAGGAGCAGCAGCAGTTGATAGAGCAGAGAGATGTAAGGGAGAAAGAGGTATATATGCAACAAATCATACCCAAGAAAGTATATTCCACAACCAGGTACCCAACCCAAGGGTTTCCATCAGTTGATCGTCAGAATCTTGCTGCTGTTCAGTCATCCATGAATAGTGGTACCCGAGGCTACAATTGGTTTCCCGGTGATGATCAGTCTTACAGTAGTTGGTCTGCAGTTGAATCATCGAGGGGTGGTGGCCACTGTTTGGACGATGGTGGCAATGCAGATGGGAGCCTCTATAGTGTTTTATCTAACAAGTTGTCAACGTGCTCACCATATGACAGTAATAGTTCAGAACAGTATCTCCAACCAAGAAGCTTTGTTGGAAATGTTATCCCCAGTGCTCACAATATTTATGGGTACGGACAGCATCAACCGGACGACCCAAGCAGCCATCAAATGGGTGTTACTCCATCAATGAACAACGGGTCATGGATGAACTTTCCACATCAAAATCCGGATCTTCACGATCCTTTGGGGAGACCATTTCAAAGGCCTTGGGATCATCAGTAG
- the LOC103996627 gene encoding uncharacterized protein LOC103996627 isoform X3 — protein MSIHSGKVHSNRHQGCISTETDWSYGHVQMTCRMAAGQQKKRLTSSNFHEQHKGKKKKKLDSSDYILNLRCRVDLAWDDRQRRVVAKKEQISLSWTDISPFLDSVSQSHAGLADVVSVPIEIFSLDNLTDVLSYEVWATCLSESERKLLTQFLPSVKGAEQVVHSLLNGENHHFGNPSLKWSTSLCAGNLHPDILLQVEEQCQLSKRAYYCEINKYHKGMLEVLKKWKERWLNCKDPELLLSEGYCEDKEGSLANSAERAKVLAISKRESPHKVNDHADDTDKYMSYIKVSRAQHQQIKNIKHSADGIQPKLLGRVLGDIQCFHVHPYETFEEEEKKRLHEHWLQVANKDLLVAFEAARGRKLWRERSWKSLERELAEKMKFINDKDDKLESSEGSPEEPTYDGYCRNQHTQDINDKSYGQSKDNSIDDHQLELIPSPNSHKEPSLIIHNQEETLQQDDDFSPLSHVEKQNPKNMWQTAGVSDSYYHSTENHGYTSASELSLRQPQLTIEHPTNMIDLERDIIESEGGESIPSAFDVDGRPSLFCSFGRNEMLPTFPKEPRVMSSYPEHINGMKQPGLQFLMANDDLQESSLVSNQLQEQQQLIEQRDVREKEVYMQQIIPKKVYSTTRYPTQGFPSVDRQNLAAVQSSMNSGTRGYNWFPGDDQSYSSWSAVESSRGGGHCLDDGGNADGSLYSVLSNKLSTCSPYDSNSSEQYLQPRSFVGNVIPSAHNIYGYGQHQPDDPSSHQMGVTPSMNNGSWMNFPHQNPDLHDPLGRPFQRPWDHQ, from the exons ATGTCCATCCATTCAG GAAAAGTACATTCAAATAGGCATCAGGGATGCATTTCAACTGAAACAGATTGGTCATATGGTCATGTTCAGATGACATGCAGAATGGCAGCTGGTCAACAGAAGAAACGGTTAACAAGTTCCAACTTCCATGAACAAcataaaggaaagaagaaaaaaaagctgGACTCATCTGACTACATATTAAATTTAAGATGTCGTGTGGATCTGGCATGGGATGACCGTCAAAGGAGAGTTGTGGCAAAGAAGGAACAAATCAGTTTATCATGGACAGATATTTCTCCTTTCCTTGACTCTGTTTCCCAGTCCCATGCTGGCTTAGCTGATGTTGTTTCTGTTCCAATTGAAATTTTTAGTTTGGACAATTTGACTGATGTTCTTTCTTACGAG GTTTGGGCTACATGTCTTTCAGAATCAGAGAGAAAGCTTCTCACTCAGTTTCTTCCTAGTGTGAAAGGTGCAGAACAAGTAGTTCATTCGTTGCTTAACGGAGAAAATCACCACTTTGGAAATCCTTCCCTGAAATG GTCTACTTCTCTTTGTGCTGGTAATCTTCATCCTGATATTCTTCTTCAAGTGGAGGAACAATGTCAACTCAGTAAGAGGGCATATTATTGTGAGATAAATAAGTATCACAAGGG CATGCTTGAGGTTTTGAAGAAATGGAAGGAACGATGGTTAAACTGCAAGGATCCAGAGTTACTGTTGAG TGAAGGATATTGCGAGGACAAGGAAGGAAGCTTAGCTAATTCTGCTGAAAGGGCTAAAGTTCTTGCAATCTCAAAGAGGGAATCACCTCATAaagtcaatgatcatgctgaTGACACTGATAAATACATGTCATATATTAAG GTAAGCAGGGCACAACATCAGCAGATCAAGAATATAAAGCATTCTGCTGATGGTATTCAACCTAAATTACTTGGTCGTGTGCTTGGTGACATACAATGCTTTCATGTTCATCCTTATGAGACAtttgaagaggaagaaaagaagaggttGCATGAGCACTG GTTGCAAGTAGCAAACAAGGATCTCTTGGTAGCTTTTGAGGCTGCTAGGGGCCGGAAGTTGTGGAGAGAGCGATCTTGGAAATCTTTGGAACGGGAACTCGCAGAGAAAATGAAGTTTATAAATGATAAG GATGATAAATTAGAAAGTTCTGAGGGCTCCCCAGAAGAACCTACATATGATGGTTATTGCAGAAATCAACATACCCAGGATATTAATGACAAAAGTTACGGCCAGTCCAAAGATAATTCCATTGATGACCATCAGTTGGAGCTCATTCCTTCTCCGAATAGTCACAAGGAACCTAGTCTTATCATCCACAACCAAGAAGAGACATTACAACAGGATGATGATTTCTCTCCTCTTTCGCATGTGGAAAAGCAGAATCCTAAAAACATGTGGCAGACGGCAGGTGTTTCTGATTCTTATTACCATTCTACAGAGAACCATGGTTACACATCAGCTAGCGAGTTGTCTCTTCGGCAACCCCAACTTACAATAGAACATCCAACTAATATGATTGATCTAGAGAGAGACATAATAGAATCCGAAGGTGGAGAGTCCATTCCATCAGCTTTTGATGTAGACGGCCGGCCTTCTCTGTTTTGTTCATTTGGTCGAAACGAGATGCTTCCAACCTTTCCAAAGGAACCGAGAGTGATGTCATCTTATCCAGAACATATAAACGGCATGAAGCAACCTGGATTGCAGTTTTTGATGGCTAATGATGATTTGCAAGAATCTAGCCTGGTTTCCAATCAATTGCAGGAGCAGCAGCAGTTGATAGAGCAGAGAGATGTAAGGGAGAAAGAGGTATATATGCAACAAATCATACCCAAGAAAGTATATTCCACAACCAGGTACCCAACCCAAGGGTTTCCATCAGTTGATCGTCAGAATCTTGCTGCTGTTCAGTCATCCATGAATAGTGGTACCCGAGGCTACAATTGGTTTCCCGGTGATGATCAGTCTTACAGTAGTTGGTCTGCAGTTGAATCATCGAGGGGTGGTGGCCACTGTTTGGACGATGGTGGCAATGCAGATGGGAGCCTCTATAGTGTTTTATCTAACAAGTTGTCAACGTGCTCACCATATGACAGTAATAGTTCAGAACAGTATCTCCAACCAAGAAGCTTTGTTGGAAATGTTATCCCCAGTGCTCACAATATTTATGGGTACGGACAGCATCAACCGGACGACCCAAGCAGCCATCAAATGGGTGTTACTCCATCAATGAACAACGGGTCATGGATGAACTTTCCACATCAAAATCCGGATCTTCACGATCCTTTGGGGAGACCATTTCAAAGGCCTTGGGATCATCAGTAG